The Vibrio astriarenae genome contains a region encoding:
- a CDS encoding glycosyltransferase family 4 protein, translating into MSQSNQRDFVEPDIGEIWLLLDSLTFGGIETHVVELALGLKTFEQPVRVVLLTEFDRPSAIVGKLAALELNYCYLHQLSDVPSSTGFMSLLKQCRQACLRYQPKVIHAHGYKANLVSKLSSGTTRQVSTFHSGETPKGLVRLYDLFDRFSAFLSAHNFTVSQAISDKIPTQTHVLNNFISVDGLTSSQGKQVAFVGRLSHEKGPDLFISVAEQLPQITFHLYGDGPMMQSLGHDSPSNIVFHGFQSDMRKVWPEIGLLLITSRYEGLPMTALEAMARGIPVISTRVGAIESLISDKQNGWIANSIDDFPSLIQQWLELDNQLRQKIVHSAENTITSHYSTQAVIPQIIDSYR; encoded by the coding sequence GTGAGCCAATCGAATCAACGCGATTTTGTCGAACCAGACATCGGGGAGATATGGCTACTATTGGATAGCCTTACTTTTGGTGGGATTGAAACGCATGTCGTCGAGTTGGCGCTCGGCTTAAAGACCTTTGAGCAACCTGTGCGTGTTGTGCTGTTAACTGAGTTCGACCGCCCTTCGGCTATCGTTGGAAAATTAGCAGCGCTCGAACTCAACTACTGTTATCTACATCAACTCTCAGATGTACCCTCTTCTACAGGCTTTATGAGCCTATTAAAACAGTGCAGGCAAGCCTGTCTGCGCTATCAACCCAAAGTCATCCATGCACATGGCTACAAAGCTAATCTTGTGAGTAAACTGAGTTCAGGCACGACTAGGCAAGTGTCTACATTCCATTCCGGTGAAACACCAAAAGGACTTGTTCGACTGTATGATCTTTTTGACCGATTTAGCGCTTTTTTATCGGCTCATAACTTCACTGTAAGCCAAGCTATCTCTGATAAAATCCCAACACAAACCCATGTGCTTAATAACTTTATCAGTGTGGATGGGCTCACGTCGTCTCAGGGTAAACAAGTCGCTTTTGTCGGCAGACTTAGCCACGAAAAAGGCCCCGACCTCTTTATCTCAGTAGCAGAGCAGCTTCCGCAAATCACCTTTCACCTCTATGGCGATGGTCCAATGATGCAATCACTAGGTCATGATTCCCCGAGTAACATTGTGTTCCATGGTTTTCAATCTGACATGCGCAAAGTCTGGCCAGAGATAGGGCTACTCTTAATCACATCACGTTACGAAGGGCTGCCGATGACCGCTCTAGAGGCGATGGCAAGAGGCATTCCAGTCATTAGCACCAGAGTTGGTGCGATTGAGTCACTGATCAGCGATAAGCAAAACGGTTGGATTGCTAACAGTATTGATGATTTCCCTAGTCTTATTCAGCAATGGCTTGAATTAGACAACCAACTTCGACAAAAAATAGTGCACAGTGCAGAAAATACCATCACTTCTCACTACTCCACTCAGGCCGTCATTCCACAAATTATTGATTCATATCGATAG
- a CDS encoding Hpt domain-containing protein codes for MSNTEFPILDQNVVDQVVSDTGIEILPLLIDSYLDESKIRLGNIAQAVESKDGETLEFEVHTLGSTSLAIGVEALGRLSRQIEHLCLEGKHDEAFALYPQVSELAERSHSALQTLKQGL; via the coding sequence ATGTCTAACACCGAATTTCCTATCCTTGATCAAAATGTAGTCGATCAAGTGGTCAGTGACACTGGCATAGAGATCTTGCCACTTTTGATAGATAGTTACCTAGATGAATCTAAAATTCGACTCGGGAACATTGCTCAAGCGGTAGAAAGCAAAGATGGAGAAACCTTAGAGTTTGAAGTTCACACTTTAGGCAGCACTTCTCTAGCCATTGGGGTAGAAGCCTTGGGGCGTTTATCACGACAGATAGAGCATTTATGCCTTGAAGGGAAGCATGATGAAGCTTTCGCGCTATACCCTCAGGTCTCTGAGCTCGCAGAACGATCACACAGTGCTTTGCAAACATTGAAGCAAGGTCTATAA
- a CDS encoding glycosyltransferase family 4 protein translates to MKTANLRHVIVYDPIPFHGGSKVATLHALEQTNESVLFHVLSAHPQSWQSANLADANEPMIHVSTLPIPNLLATQTQGLAYWLKQGYLVMMLLMYTLALFTRYLQCPSKIVLASGPGVDFAGYVLAHLTRLPAVQLVHGPVGKSRVAKWCLTQAHQTFYLESAKPSLLAALETPFAELPKHFHAFVNGLPQRLWPTNSLVQRQWHHPTVFWAASLLKWKGLDLLVDSLQRHRLSQHLHSNICYIQPEKTSAEVSQANIPVQNCQWHRSPRDLDELRANSDIYVSTSQFEPFGLSTLEALAAGLIVVIPADGAYWDHQLQHGYNCYKYRMNDPESLNQILEHICRNMKSCRRVAINGQKIANLYKARETYRDIADAIQASVTDKVTT, encoded by the coding sequence ATGAAAACTGCTAACCTACGACATGTTATTGTCTATGACCCTATCCCGTTTCATGGCGGCTCAAAAGTTGCGACGCTGCATGCGCTTGAACAAACCAATGAGAGTGTACTATTCCATGTGCTGTCAGCTCATCCTCAAAGTTGGCAAAGTGCGAACCTCGCTGACGCCAATGAACCTATGATTCATGTATCGACGCTACCAATACCCAACTTGCTAGCGACTCAAACACAGGGCCTAGCCTACTGGCTAAAACAGGGTTATCTCGTCATGATGTTGTTGATGTACACCCTTGCGCTTTTTACACGCTACCTACAATGCCCTAGTAAAATTGTTCTAGCTTCAGGGCCGGGTGTCGATTTTGCTGGTTACGTGTTAGCTCATCTTACTCGATTACCTGCGGTACAGCTGGTTCACGGGCCTGTAGGCAAGAGTCGTGTAGCGAAGTGGTGTCTAACTCAAGCGCATCAGACTTTTTATCTAGAATCTGCGAAACCTTCTTTGTTGGCTGCGCTGGAAACGCCATTTGCGGAGCTACCTAAACACTTCCATGCATTCGTCAATGGGCTACCCCAAAGACTTTGGCCAACCAACAGTCTCGTGCAAAGACAGTGGCACCATCCGACGGTTTTTTGGGCTGCGTCTCTATTAAAATGGAAGGGGCTTGATTTACTGGTTGATTCGTTACAGCGTCACAGACTAAGCCAACATTTACACAGCAACATCTGTTACATCCAACCAGAAAAAACATCAGCAGAAGTCAGTCAGGCCAATATTCCTGTACAAAATTGTCAATGGCATCGTTCGCCTCGTGACCTTGATGAACTGCGAGCAAATTCTGATATTTACGTCTCGACGAGCCAGTTCGAACCTTTTGGGCTATCGACACTAGAAGCATTGGCTGCCGGCCTCATTGTCGTTATTCCTGCTGACGGTGCCTACTGGGACCACCAACTTCAACACGGCTACAACTGCTACAAATACCGTATGAACGATCCGGAAAGCCTAAATCAAATCTTGGAGCACATTTGCCGAAATATGAAAAGTTGTCGAAGAGTGGCAATAAA
- the speA gene encoding arginine decarboxylase, with product MKNSASQLDQIRADYNVHYWSQGFYGINDNGEMYASPTTNRDHQIPFSAIVKELESKQINLPVLVRFPQILHQRVNSICLAFNQAIEDYQYPNKYLLVYPIKVNQQKEVVDEILASQASLEHKQLGLEAGSKPELLAVLALAQQASSVIVCNGYKDREYIRLALTGEKLGHKVFIVLEKLSELDIVLQEAKNLGVQPRLGIRIRLASQGAGKWQASGGEKSKFGLSASQVLTVIERLKTQDLLDRLQLVHFHLGSQMANIRDVRNGVNESARFYCELRKLGAQIDYFDVGGGLAVDYDGTRSQSSNSMNYGLAEYARNVVSSVGDVCVEYGEPMPVIISESGRSLTAHHAVLISNVIGTESYQPETIEELAADAPTLLQNMWRNWLNLQDGTDARALIEIYNDTQSDLSEVHSQFAMGLLNLEQRAWAEKLSLRIYFELNRNMSAKNRFHRPIIDELSERLADKFFVNFSLFQSLPDAWGIDQVFPVMPLSGLGQGEERRAVMLDITCDSDGAIDHYVDGQGIEKTLPVPAWSEDKPYLMGFFLVGAYQEILGDMHNLFGDTHSAVVNVDDNGQFEISNINPGDSVEDMMRYVHIDVDSIRDNYRTLVSQRVPASEQQQVLAELEQGLVGYTYLEDF from the coding sequence ATGAAAAACTCTGCATCTCAACTCGACCAAATCCGAGCTGATTACAATGTTCATTACTGGAGCCAAGGCTTCTACGGCATCAACGACAATGGCGAAATGTATGCGTCACCAACAACAAACCGTGACCACCAAATCCCATTTAGCGCCATCGTTAAAGAGCTAGAGTCTAAACAGATAAACCTGCCTGTATTGGTTCGTTTTCCACAGATTCTACATCAACGTGTGAACAGTATTTGCCTGGCATTTAATCAAGCAATTGAAGACTATCAATACCCGAATAAATACTTACTCGTTTACCCAATTAAGGTAAACCAACAGAAAGAAGTGGTGGATGAGATCCTTGCAAGTCAGGCATCTCTAGAGCATAAGCAACTCGGCTTAGAGGCTGGTAGCAAACCAGAACTGCTTGCTGTACTTGCGTTAGCGCAACAAGCGAGTTCGGTGATTGTATGTAACGGCTACAAAGACCGTGAATATATTCGTTTAGCTCTAACCGGAGAGAAACTTGGGCATAAAGTATTTATCGTACTTGAGAAGCTGTCAGAGCTCGATATTGTTCTGCAAGAAGCGAAAAATCTTGGGGTACAGCCTCGTTTGGGGATTCGCATTCGCCTTGCCTCTCAGGGAGCAGGTAAGTGGCAAGCAAGTGGTGGTGAGAAGTCAAAATTTGGCTTATCAGCATCACAGGTTCTCACTGTTATAGAACGATTAAAAACGCAGGACTTGCTAGACAGATTACAACTCGTGCATTTTCACCTTGGTTCTCAAATGGCGAATATTCGTGACGTGAGAAACGGTGTCAATGAATCTGCACGTTTTTACTGTGAACTGCGCAAGCTTGGTGCTCAAATCGACTACTTCGATGTCGGTGGTGGCCTAGCAGTTGACTACGATGGAACACGCAGCCAGTCATCGAACTCGATGAACTACGGTCTTGCGGAATACGCGAGAAACGTAGTCAGCAGCGTGGGTGATGTGTGTGTTGAGTATGGTGAGCCGATGCCAGTGATCATCTCTGAGTCTGGTCGCTCATTGACTGCGCATCACGCGGTTTTGATTTCAAACGTCATTGGTACCGAGTCATACCAGCCAGAAACAATTGAAGAGCTGGCTGCAGATGCCCCGACGTTACTACAGAACATGTGGCGCAACTGGCTCAATTTACAAGATGGGACTGATGCTCGTGCATTGATTGAGATTTACAACGATACGCAAAGTGACTTATCTGAAGTTCATTCTCAATTTGCAATGGGTCTATTGAACCTTGAGCAAAGAGCCTGGGCAGAGAAACTTTCACTGCGTATCTACTTTGAATTGAATCGCAACATGAGCGCTAAAAACCGCTTTCATCGCCCGATTATTGATGAACTGAGTGAGCGTTTGGCGGATAAGTTTTTCGTGAACTTTTCGCTGTTCCAATCGCTACCAGATGCTTGGGGTATCGATCAAGTTTTCCCTGTCATGCCGCTTTCTGGCTTAGGGCAAGGAGAGGAACGTCGCGCTGTGATGCTGGACATTACTTGCGACTCCGATGGTGCGATTGACCATTATGTCGATGGACAAGGCATCGAAAAAACACTGCCTGTCCCGGCATGGAGTGAAGATAAACCCTATCTAATGGGCTTCTTCTTAGTTGGCGCATACCAAGAGATCTTGGGTGATATGCACAATCTGTTTGGTGATACACACAGTGCCGTAGTGAATGTCGATGACAATGGTCAGTTTGAGATTAGCAACATCAATCCGGGTGATTCCGTCGAAGATATGATGCGTTATGTGCACATTGATGTAGATAGCATTCGCGATAATTATCGCACCTTGGTTAGCCAGCGCGTACCAGCGAGCGAACAGCAGCAAGTACTTGCTGAACTTGAACAAGGTTTGGTGGGTTATACCTATTTAGAGGATTTCTAA
- the speB gene encoding agmatinase, whose product MNDLFSKTDYSLYSNSMSFVRRPMVQNPVDANADVVVLGLPLDLATSGRPGARLGPDAIRRASVNLAWEGNKYPWNFNLFDKVKVVDAGDLVFNAGDAEDFTYRLENAASEILRSGKTLLGLGGDHFVTLPILRAHAKQYGEMALIHFDAHTDTYANGSSYDHGTMFYHAPKEGLISASHSMQIGIRTEYDKSEHALNVIDAMEANDLSVDEIVARIKQTVGDRPVYVTFDIDCLDPAFAPGTGTPVIGGLNSDKVMKIIRKLVGLNIVGMDVVEVSPAYDQSDITALAGATIALELLYVWAASR is encoded by the coding sequence ATGAATGATTTGTTCTCAAAAACTGATTATTCACTGTACTCAAACTCCATGTCATTCGTGCGTCGACCAATGGTTCAAAATCCAGTCGACGCTAACGCGGATGTCGTTGTGCTAGGTCTACCGTTAGACCTAGCAACATCGGGACGTCCCGGTGCTCGCCTAGGCCCAGATGCCATTCGTCGAGCGTCGGTGAACTTAGCATGGGAAGGGAATAAGTACCCGTGGAATTTCAATCTCTTTGATAAAGTCAAAGTTGTTGATGCCGGTGATTTAGTCTTTAATGCTGGAGATGCTGAAGATTTTACCTATCGCTTGGAAAACGCAGCCAGTGAGATTCTGCGCAGCGGAAAAACCTTATTAGGACTCGGTGGTGATCATTTCGTTACTCTACCGATCTTGCGTGCTCATGCTAAACAGTATGGTGAAATGGCATTGATTCACTTCGATGCCCATACCGATACTTATGCTAACGGTAGCAGCTACGATCACGGTACCATGTTTTATCATGCGCCAAAAGAAGGGTTGATCTCGGCAAGTCACTCAATGCAGATTGGTATTCGAACCGAGTATGACAAATCGGAACATGCGCTCAATGTTATCGATGCGATGGAAGCAAACGATCTCAGTGTCGATGAAATCGTTGCTCGCATTAAACAAACGGTTGGCGATAGGCCTGTTTACGTCACGTTTGACATCGACTGCTTAGACCCAGCATTTGCTCCTGGCACCGGCACACCCGTTATTGGTGGGCTGAACTCTGACAAAGTAATGAAGATCATTCGTAAACTGGTCGGACTCAACATCGTTGGTATGGATGTGGTTGAAGTCTCTCCAGCTTATGACCAAAGCGACATTACAGCGCTAGCAGGAGCAACGATTGCATTGGAGTTACTTTATGTTTGGGCAGCTAGTCGCTAG
- a CDS encoding glycosyltransferase: MTKKIPLLIVHYGDNWIRGSEVCLMNMIDSLDNRYVPIVWTNNPAFADYAEANHIIVEQSEFPELVCLHSGQRKIDWNNWCLLFNKARYLIRKHHIKLIHVNSGAPCQWMASAARATHTPIVAQLHCEYNLHDRFTLGLHTVPNIITVSHAISQSLLEEGYEQHRLHVVHNGVPVTSKEDIEPVNIREELGINEDAKIILSVGSLIERKGVDRLISTIYRLREEGINAHLVVIGDGECKTLLEQFAQAINVEDYVHLIGEQNNVNAWLHGGANLFISGARSEAFGLVLVEAALAGIPVIAPATGGIVEVIKDRKTGLLYPNNKDAVEHITQRATSILYDQEYGQELAAAGLTHAQQHFSVENNVSHIEAVYEHVLLQPGQHKSVFSVFRCALRPLKTVWKKHIINRFFVRGARYENC; this comes from the coding sequence ATGACTAAAAAAATTCCACTACTTATTGTGCACTACGGTGATAACTGGATTCGCGGCAGTGAAGTGTGTCTCATGAATATGATTGATTCACTCGATAATCGTTATGTCCCGATTGTGTGGACAAACAATCCCGCTTTCGCTGACTATGCCGAAGCAAACCATATCATAGTTGAGCAAAGCGAGTTCCCGGAACTGGTGTGCCTTCACTCAGGTCAACGCAAAATTGACTGGAATAATTGGTGTCTTCTATTCAACAAAGCGCGGTACCTAATCCGCAAGCACCACATCAAACTGATACACGTTAACAGTGGTGCTCCATGTCAGTGGATGGCTTCCGCTGCTCGTGCGACTCATACTCCCATTGTCGCTCAACTGCATTGCGAATATAACCTGCACGACCGCTTCACACTTGGCCTGCATACAGTGCCAAACATTATCACGGTTAGTCATGCCATCAGCCAATCTCTACTTGAAGAGGGATATGAACAGCATCGCCTTCATGTCGTACACAACGGCGTTCCAGTGACAAGCAAAGAAGATATTGAGCCTGTCAACATTCGAGAAGAGCTAGGAATCAACGAAGACGCTAAAATCATACTGAGTGTTGGCTCTCTTATAGAACGTAAGGGCGTGGATAGATTAATCTCCACTATCTATCGTCTACGTGAAGAAGGCATCAACGCCCATCTAGTAGTAATAGGCGATGGTGAATGCAAAACTTTGCTGGAACAGTTTGCACAAGCGATTAATGTAGAAGATTACGTTCATCTAATTGGTGAACAAAATAACGTAAATGCATGGCTGCACGGTGGGGCAAACCTGTTTATTAGCGGCGCTCGCAGCGAAGCATTTGGACTCGTTCTTGTTGAGGCAGCGCTAGCAGGTATTCCAGTCATTGCTCCTGCTACAGGCGGCATTGTCGAAGTGATCAAGGATAGAAAAACTGGCCTACTTTACCCAAACAATAAAGACGCGGTTGAGCATATCACTCAACGTGCAACTTCAATCCTTTATGACCAAGAATATGGCCAAGAGCTTGCGGCTGCTGGTTTGACTCATGCTCAACAACACTTCTCGGTTGAAAACAATGTCTCGCATATTGAGGCGGTATATGAACATGTTCTACTCCAGCCAGGACAGCACAAATCAGTTTTCTCTGTGTTCCGCTGCGCTTTGCGCCCCTTAAAAACCGTGTGGAAAAAACACATTATTAATCGCTTCTTTGTGAGAGGAGCTCGCTATGAAAACTGCTAA
- a CDS encoding sigma-54-dependent transcriptional regulator — MRPKVLLVEDSTSLAILYQQYVKDEPYDMFHVETGREAKAFIEKQLPQLVILDLKLPDTSGEEILEWIVENEFPISVVIATAHGSVDIAVNLIQIGADDFLEKPIQADRLKTSVRLHLKRAKLETLVNKMETEFDRTNFHGFIGSSLQMQAVYKTIESAAPTSASVFVHGESGTGKEVCAEAIHQQSSRANKPFVAINCGAIPKDLMESEIFGHVKGAFTGATTDRKGAAMQANGGTLFLDELCEMELEMQKKLLRFLQLGTFTPLGGSREIKVDCRIICATNRDALKEVTEGRFREDLYYRVHVIPIDMPPLRERGNDIVTLANHFVKLYAKQDKKKFKGLSKDVEKYFLSYEWPGNVRQLQNIMRNIVVLNDGDYVEMSMLPPPLNTPMAATKTVSETTAHQPAAIVPQPVYVEPEPHAPVYVDEAPQASPVEPVAVSSPTQPQEIRPMWQVEREAIQNAIEYCDGNVLNAAVLLDLSPSTVYRKKQQWEQEEQSES; from the coding sequence ATGAGACCCAAAGTTCTCTTGGTGGAAGACTCAACTTCACTGGCTATTCTCTACCAACAGTACGTCAAAGACGAACCCTACGATATGTTTCACGTTGAAACTGGACGCGAAGCAAAGGCTTTCATCGAGAAGCAACTGCCGCAACTTGTGATACTTGATCTCAAATTGCCCGATACGTCAGGTGAAGAAATCTTAGAGTGGATCGTCGAGAATGAATTTCCCATCTCCGTGGTAATAGCGACAGCTCACGGCTCGGTTGATATCGCCGTGAATCTCATCCAAATCGGCGCTGATGATTTCCTTGAAAAGCCCATTCAAGCTGACAGACTAAAAACCTCGGTTCGGCTTCATCTCAAGCGCGCTAAACTCGAAACTCTCGTCAACAAGATGGAGACGGAGTTCGACCGAACTAACTTCCATGGATTTATCGGTTCGAGTTTACAGATGCAAGCCGTCTACAAAACCATTGAGTCTGCAGCCCCAACGTCTGCCAGTGTATTCGTACATGGTGAAAGTGGTACAGGTAAAGAAGTGTGCGCCGAGGCCATCCACCAGCAAAGTAGCCGTGCTAACAAGCCTTTTGTCGCCATCAACTGTGGTGCTATTCCTAAAGACCTGATGGAAAGCGAGATCTTCGGACATGTAAAGGGCGCTTTCACTGGTGCAACAACAGACCGTAAAGGCGCAGCAATGCAGGCCAATGGGGGGACTCTTTTCCTCGATGAGCTTTGTGAAATGGAATTGGAGATGCAGAAAAAGCTGCTGCGTTTTTTACAACTCGGTACATTCACACCGTTGGGGGGTAGCAGAGAGATCAAAGTTGATTGCCGAATCATCTGTGCAACGAACCGAGACGCACTAAAAGAAGTTACTGAGGGGCGTTTTAGAGAAGACTTGTATTACCGTGTTCACGTTATTCCAATCGATATGCCGCCTTTAAGAGAGCGCGGTAATGATATTGTGACTCTGGCTAATCATTTCGTTAAGTTGTATGCCAAACAAGATAAGAAGAAATTCAAAGGCCTAAGTAAAGACGTTGAGAAATACTTCTTAAGTTACGAATGGCCAGGAAATGTTCGCCAACTGCAAAATATAATGCGCAATATTGTCGTGCTCAATGACGGTGACTACGTAGAGATGTCGATGTTGCCTCCTCCTCTAAATACACCTATGGCTGCTACCAAAACCGTGTCTGAGACGACAGCTCATCAACCAGCGGCCATAGTACCACAACCTGTGTATGTTGAGCCTGAGCCGCACGCGCCAGTGTATGTCGACGAAGCGCCACAAGCGAGTCCAGTGGAACCAGTGGCAGTCAGCTCACCGACGCAACCACAAGAGATACGCCCGATGTGGCAAGTGGAAAGAGAAGCGATTCAAAATGCGATTGAGTATTGTGACGGTAACGTTCTCAACGCAGCGGTTTTACTCGACTTGAGCCCATCAACAGTGTATCGAAAGAAACAGCAATGGGAACAAGAAGAACAAAGCGAGAGTTAA